A window of the Cystobacter fuscus genome harbors these coding sequences:
- a CDS encoding cytochrome P450: MSLLDGFDFLDPKFKQHPYPYFAEMRDKAPLFWSERLKSWILSRHEDVAFALKNAALFSSSDVQIGGRKRGFFQVESVAELLTSDPPVHTRMRGLVSRAFTPKQISAMEPRVRELSRSLIAEMTASPEFDFMEGLASPLPVTIIAEMLGIDTVRRRDFKRWSDTIISGLSASLRTGQEPEEVGLCRQEMLTHMTEVAEQRRREPRGDLISLLVQETDGVPALSPQEVNAFTVLLLIAGNETTTNLLGNTLHTLIRHPEEYEWLRRDPSPAACSAVCEETLRFDSPVMAISRRTTQEVVVSGGRIPADATVTLLLGSANHDPRKFPDPERFDPRRDTAGLMSFGHGIHFCLGAPLTRVEAPVALQELMARTPRLGFSPRQPEHLEYGPSFALRGPRSLWLQKN, from the coding sequence ATGAGTCTGCTCGATGGCTTCGACTTCCTCGATCCGAAGTTCAAGCAGCACCCCTACCCCTATTTCGCCGAGATGCGCGACAAGGCTCCGCTGTTCTGGAGCGAGCGCCTCAAATCGTGGATTCTCAGCCGCCATGAGGACGTGGCGTTCGCCCTGAAGAACGCCGCCCTGTTCTCCTCCTCCGATGTCCAGATCGGTGGCCGCAAGCGGGGCTTCTTCCAGGTCGAGTCGGTGGCCGAGCTGCTCACCTCGGACCCTCCGGTGCATACGCGGATGCGAGGCCTCGTCAGCCGCGCCTTCACCCCCAAGCAGATCTCCGCGATGGAGCCGCGCGTGCGCGAGCTGTCGCGCTCGCTCATCGCGGAGATGACGGCCAGCCCGGAGTTCGACTTCATGGAGGGGCTGGCCTCGCCCCTGCCCGTCACCATCATCGCGGAGATGCTCGGCATCGACACCGTGCGCCGCCGCGACTTCAAGCGATGGAGCGACACGATCATCTCCGGCCTGTCCGCCAGCCTGCGCACGGGCCAGGAGCCGGAGGAGGTCGGCCTCTGCCGTCAGGAGATGCTCACCCACATGACCGAGGTGGCCGAGCAGCGCCGCCGCGAACCCCGGGGCGATCTCATCTCCCTGCTCGTGCAGGAGACGGACGGCGTGCCCGCGCTGAGCCCCCAGGAGGTGAATGCCTTCACCGTGCTGCTGCTCATCGCCGGCAACGAGACCACCACCAACCTGCTGGGCAACACCCTCCACACCCTCATCCGCCACCCCGAGGAGTACGAGTGGCTGCGGCGCGATCCCTCCCCCGCCGCCTGCTCGGCCGTGTGCGAGGAGACCCTGCGCTTCGACTCGCCGGTGATGGCCATCTCGCGCCGGACCACCCAGGAGGTGGTGGTGAGTGGAGGGCGGATCCCCGCGGACGCGACGGTGACGCTCCTGCTCGGCTCGGCCAACCATGATCCGCGCAAGTTCCCCGACCCGGAGCGCTTCGATCCACGGCGGGACACGGCGGGCCTGATGTCCTTCGGCCACGGCATCCACTTCTGCCTGGGCGCGCCGCTCACCCGCGTGGAGGCCCCGGTGGCCCTGCAGGAGCTGATGGCCCGCACGCCCCGGCTGGGCTTCTCGCCGCGCCAGCCCGAGCACCTCGAGTACGGGCCCTCGTTCGCCCTGCGAGGCCCCCGCTCGCTCTGGCTCCAGAAGAACTGA